A stretch of DNA from Spirosoma endbachense:
GCGCTGATCGATTTGCAAACGACCACCCAATTGCTTACTTAACCCCCGAATGAGACTCATGCCTAACGTCATGCTGCGGTTTGGGTTTATATCGGCGGGGAGCCCAATACCATTATCGTTAATTGTAAGCTGGTACGTTTGACTATCCAACTTTCTCAGGGCGACGCTAATAACGCCCGTCTGATTGAATGGAAAGGCGTGTTTCAGCGAATTGGTCACCACCTCGTTGATAATTAACCCGAGGGGTACAGCCAGCGTCACGTCCAGATCAACGGGAGTCAGAGAAATCTGCTTACGAACGGTACCTTCCCGATCGAACGATTGAATCAGGTAATCGACAATCTCCGTCACATAACCTACCATGGGAATAGCGGTGAGCTGATCGGATTGATATAACTTCTGATGAATCAGCGCCATCGCATGAACCCGGTTCTGGCTTTCCCGGATAGCCGACTGAGCGGCCTGGTCGGTCAGATACACACCCTGAGAATGGAGCAGGCTGGTGATGATCTGAAGATTATTTTTCACTCGATGATGAATCTCTTTCAGCATCCACTCTTTCTCAGTTAATAATTGTTTCTGACTGGCGAGGAGCGTTTCCAGCGCCTGGTTCTTCTGGTTAATTTCGTGTTGTTTCGTTTCGAGGAGCTGGTTGCTCTTCTGCTTGATCCGGTAGCGGTTATAACTCAACCCCAGCAAGCAAAGCAACAGAATCGAACAGATGAGGATCGTATTTCTGATCGTTCGGGCCTGGTCTAATTCACTGGCCTGCAAGTGGCTCTGTTTCTTGAGCAGGCTAATGTTCTGTTGATTTTCTTTCGTCTCGTATTGTATTTCCAACCGAGCAATCTGCTTTGCCTTGGTTTCGCTGAAAAGCGAATCATTCAACGCTTTATGAAGTCGAAAATGTTGAATGGCGGACAGATAGTTCCCCTGAGCTGAATCGACTTTAAAGAGCATGTAGTGGATGTCTTTCACCGTCGACAAGGCGTGTTTCTGGGGAGTAAAAGCCAGCGCTTTTTCCAGGAAGAGCCCCGCCTTTTTAATGTCCTGCTGCTCCAGGTAAAACTGGCCGACTTCTGCCTGAACTTTTTGCGACATCTCCGTATTTTGATGTGATTTTTCGTACCAGTCAATGGCTTCCAGATAGTAGCGCTCGGCAAGTGCAGACTGATGCAGGGATTGGTAACAGTTGGCCAGACTTTGCGCAATACACCCTTTTTGAACTTTATTGATCGGTGGTATTTCCCCAACTAAATTTTTCAGCAGGCTAATGGCTTCCACCGCTTTATGGTGGGCTGTCATGTCGCGGGCAATGATGCTGGCTACATTATACATGGGCAGGTCGGCCTGTTTTTCCTGCCGCCATTTCTGAAGTGCTTTTTTGTACCAGCTAATGGCCTGTTCCTGCTTTCCCAACTCCCAGTAGATCTGGGCCACATCACCATAAAACGTGGCTGCGAGTAAGGTGTCCCGAGTCCGGTTCATGCTCTCCAGACACTGAAACGAATAGCCCAGGGCTTTGCCATAATTACCTTTTAATCGGTTGATGTACGATAGCCAGCTGTAGGTATAATGGAGCTTGGGATAGCCAATAGCTTTGTACCGATTTAACACATTGACAAACTCATTATTGCCCAAATCCAGCTTTCCCTGATTGGTATGAAACGCGGCAATTTCACGAAGGATATAAATTTCAGACTCGTAATTCTTTAGTTCCCTATAAATAGAAGCCGCCTGCATGTAGCAAGCCACGACAACCGGGAAATTCTTGGTAATAAATACGGAACAGGCACCAAATCGGGTCAGCGCTTCAGCCTGCCCACTTTTGTCATTTGTTCGGATACAGTCGTTGATAAGTTCATTGAAAAGCAGTTTGCCCACCGTTGTATCCCTTAATTCCATGTGGGCAACCACCAGCATCGTCTCGGCCTCATGACGTTTGGCAGGTAAATTGAGTCTGGTACTTAATGCCTTTGCCTGATGCAGAAACCCTTGTGCGCTGTCTAAATCCGGTTTGACTTCACCGTACTTGAGTACATGAAACTTTCCCAACTCAATCAGGGCGTTGATGCGGTTGGTGTCGTTTGGGCTACCCGCCAACTGCTTCAGGTATTGATTCACCATTTGTCGATTAATGTTCTGGCCCGGACTCGACAGACTGGCCAACAGCAGGCCAGCCGCCAACACGTAGTTCCGTAGGAGACGCCTGAAAAGAAGCGAAATCGTAGTCCCATCAGACAAGACAGCCTCAGGTGACCCCATTGATAGTTGACGGTAATTGTATGTAGCGACTCGCTTCATGATCAATGACTATGCAGCATAGTCTTTTACGTATTCCTTATGCAATGTCAATCATATTTGCCAGAATGATATTAATATAAATTACTGATTAGAGCGCTGTTACCTGCTCTCTACAAACGGTTTCCTCCGAGAACACAAGCCGGACTTCAACTCCTTTACCATCATTCTGACGGATTTCCAGACGTCCCCCAATCTGCTTACTTAACCCACGCATCAGACTCATACCCAGCGTTCGGCTTTTCTGCGGGTTAAAGTCAGCCGGAAGGCCCGTTCCATCGTCACTTATTACCAGCAGGTAGTGATTTTCTTGCGCCGTTAATTCAACGCAGATGATCCCCCGATTGCCACCCATAAAGGCGTATTTGAGGGAGTTGGTCACTGCTTCGTTCAAAATTAAGCCAAGAGGGACCGCCAGCGTAACGTCCAGTTCGAGGGGTATTACGTTGATTCGTTTGCGAATGGTATCCTCCCGATCGAAGGACTTTATCAGATAGTCGACGATCTCCGCCACGTAACCAGCCATCGGAATAGCCGCCAGCCGATCCGACTGGTACAACTTCTGGTGAATCAGGGCCATGGCATGTACCCGGTTCTGACTTTCCCGTATGGCCGACTGTGCGGCTTCGTCCTTAAGGAAAACGCCCTGCGAATGGAGCAGACTGGTAATGATTTGTAGATTATTCTTAACCCGGTGATGGATTTCTTTGAGCATCCATTCCTTCTCGGTCAGTAGTTGTTGCTGTTCGGATAGCAGGGTCTCCAATGTGTGATTTTTTCGATTTATCTCACGCTGTTTAATTTCCAGAAGCTGATTGCTGCGTTGTTTTAGCCGATACCGATTATAACTTAATGCCAGTAGGCAAAGCAAGAGAGCTGACCCGCCCAGAATACCATTTCGAACGATTCGGGCCTGCTTTAGCTCCCCATCCTGCACTATTTTTTGTTTCTTCAGGAGTACTATATTCTGTTTGTTCTTTT
This window harbors:
- a CDS encoding tetratricopeptide repeat-containing sensor histidine kinase, with translation MKRVATYNYRQLSMGSPEAVLSDGTTISLLFRRLLRNYVLAAGLLLASLSSPGQNINRQMVNQYLKQLAGSPNDTNRINALIELGKFHVLKYGEVKPDLDSAQGFLHQAKALSTRLNLPAKRHEAETMLVVAHMELRDTTVGKLLFNELINDCIRTNDKSGQAEALTRFGACSVFITKNFPVVVACYMQAASIYRELKNYESEIYILREIAAFHTNQGKLDLGNNEFVNVLNRYKAIGYPKLHYTYSWLSYINRLKGNYGKALGYSFQCLESMNRTRDTLLAATFYGDVAQIYWELGKQEQAISWYKKALQKWRQEKQADLPMYNVASIIARDMTAHHKAVEAISLLKNLVGEIPPINKVQKGCIAQSLANCYQSLHQSALAERYYLEAIDWYEKSHQNTEMSQKVQAEVGQFYLEQQDIKKAGLFLEKALAFTPQKHALSTVKDIHYMLFKVDSAQGNYLSAIQHFRLHKALNDSLFSETKAKQIARLEIQYETKENQQNISLLKKQSHLQASELDQARTIRNTILICSILLLCLLGLSYNRYRIKQKSNQLLETKQHEINQKNQALETLLASQKQLLTEKEWMLKEIHHRVKNNLQIITSLLHSQGVYLTDQAAQSAIRESQNRVHAMALIHQKLYQSDQLTAIPMVGYVTEIVDYLIQSFDREGTVRKQISLTPVDLDVTLAVPLGLIINEVVTNSLKHAFPFNQTGVISVALRKLDSQTYQLTINDNGIGLPADINPNRSMTLGMSLIRGLSKQLGGRLQIDQRDGVQISLTFTEEKIVKEMVGSD